The nucleotide sequence GCGGTCGCCCCCCTCTACGGCTCGAAGATCGGATACGCACCGGTCGACCCCGCCGAGGCCACCGCGCCGGGGCAGTACGACCTGGCGACGCTTTCGACGCTGATCGAACGACTCGGCGGCCGGTGATGCCGGCCGAGAGTATAAACGAGTGGCGCGCCGAGTGCGGAAGGAGATGATCGACGTGGAACGGCGGACCCTCGTCGCCGTCGCGATCAGCGTCTGTGGCGCCGCCGTCGGCGTCGCCGGGGCGGGCCACGCCTATCTCCGGGAGTGGGGACGTGCGTTCGCGTGGTTCTCCTTCGTCCTCGGGACGGGGTTGATCCTCGTCGCGGCCTTCGCGGACCCGGAGACGGCGACGCTTTCGACGCTGCCGCTCCGGGTGACCGGACCGATCGTCGCGCTCCTCGCGATGAACACGGCCGATACGTACGCCGTCGCGCGCCGGGAGCGGGGACCGACGGCCGTCGACGCCGACGGGCCGACCGTCCCGTGTCCGTCCTGTGGTCGGGAACTGGACCCGGATCTCTCCTTCTGTCCGTGGTGTGCCGGGTCGCGAACCGAGGAGGAGTGACTACGTCCGCAGGAAGTAGACCTGCTTGCGGGCGTCCTTGAAGCTGTACCGGGAGCTGACGATGTCGGACTCCTCCAGCCGGTTCAGCGCGTACCGAACCGTCCGGTCGGGGAGCAGCGACTCCTCGGCGAGTTGGCCCTGCGACAGCGGCGAGTCGCTCTCTAGCACCTTGGCGACGAGTTTCGCACTCGGGGGGAGTTCCCGAAGCCGCTCGCGGTATTCGCTGGTGGTCAGCCGGTCGTCGCCGACGGAGTCTGCCGCAGTGGTGCTCATACCCGTTCCTCCCCGTCGGTAGTGGTAAAGGTTATCTCTATATGCGTGCATATTCCGGAGATACCTTATATGACATTGTTTACCACGGACGACGGTCGCGCCCGCATCCAGTACGGTTTTAATCTTCGGGCAAAGAGACGCGGGACGTGAAAGGAGAGGAGTGGTACCAGACGGACGAAGTCGCCCA is from Haloplanus salinarum and encodes:
- a CDS encoding winged helix-turn-helix transcriptional regulator produces the protein MSTTAADSVGDDRLTTSEYRERLRELPPSAKLVAKVLESDSPLSQGQLAEESLLPDRTVRYALNRLEESDIVSSRYSFKDARKQVYFLRT
- a CDS encoding DUF7575 domain-containing protein, whose product is MIDVERRTLVAVAISVCGAAVGVAGAGHAYLREWGRAFAWFSFVLGTGLILVAAFADPETATLSTLPLRVTGPIVALLAMNTADTYAVARRERGPTAVDADGPTVPCPSCGRELDPDLSFCPWCAGSRTEEE